A single window of Chitinophaga sp. XS-30 DNA harbors:
- a CDS encoding transglutaminase family protein — MPTFKIHHITKYEYDRPVSESMNEIKIFPYQCRGQETLQHDMLITGQPDVQTFTDYWGNKTGSFNLLPAHKVMSIESKLVVRTTATTQLDINFHTGFGQLKKEMEDNLYLIELATPDRIRSQPEIDRIISTIPPQYVSVAAVVEYCSEYIYKNFKYIKGITNIETTVDEILQHRSGVCQDFAHLMLQILRCYHVPARYVSGYICPNKDGMRGQGATHAWVEALIPEYGWAGIDPTNNVWVTNKHVKLSVGRDFADCSPVKGTFKGPARQVLTVTVSVGYENGDVFEEINNVHLPDQFNLPEEEAMDGVFAGQ, encoded by the coding sequence ATGCCTACATTCAAGATCCACCATATTACCAAATACGAATACGACAGGCCGGTCAGCGAGAGCATGAACGAAATAAAAATATTCCCCTACCAGTGCCGCGGACAGGAAACACTGCAGCATGATATGCTCATCACCGGCCAACCTGATGTGCAGACCTTTACGGATTACTGGGGAAACAAGACCGGCAGTTTCAACCTGCTGCCCGCCCACAAGGTCATGTCCATCGAAAGTAAACTGGTGGTGAGAACAACGGCCACTACGCAGCTGGACATCAACTTCCACACCGGTTTCGGACAGCTGAAAAAAGAAATGGAAGACAACCTGTATCTCATAGAACTGGCTACACCGGACAGGATCAGGTCCCAGCCCGAAATAGACCGGATCATCAGCACCATCCCGCCGCAATATGTGAGCGTAGCCGCTGTAGTGGAATATTGCAGCGAATACATCTACAAAAATTTCAAATACATCAAAGGCATCACCAATATTGAAACCACGGTGGATGAGATACTGCAGCACCGTTCCGGCGTTTGCCAGGACTTTGCCCACCTGATGCTCCAGATACTCCGGTGTTACCACGTCCCCGCCCGTTACGTAAGCGGGTATATTTGTCCGAATAAAGACGGGATGCGCGGCCAAGGCGCAACGCATGCCTGGGTGGAAGCCCTGATACCGGAATACGGCTGGGCGGGTATTGACCCTACCAACAACGTATGGGTTACCAACAAACATGTAAAACTTTCCGTTGGAAGGGATTTTGCGGACTGCAGTCCGGTTAAAGGCACGTTCAAAGGCCCCGCGCGCCAGGTACTTACGGTTACCGTATCTGTAGGTTATGAGAACGGTGACGTGTTTGAGGAGATCAACAATGTGCATTTGCCCGACCAGTTCAATTTACCGGAAGAGGAAGCGATGGACGGGGTGTTTGCCGGGCAATGA
- a CDS encoding glutamate-5-semialdehyde dehydrogenase: protein MESILPLLEKAQLATRGIKSLPDAEKQSLLKALGKKLVAQTDAIITENRKDLDRMPDTDPKKDRLLLNTARILALAQSLEDIALLPDPSNQVISEKRLDNGLLVRKQTVPLGVVGVIYESRPNVTVDVAALCIRSGNACVLRGGTDAFYTNTMLVSIIREALQEAGSDPEAVQLLPTDRAFIAEMLTAVKYIDILIPRGSQQLIEYVRENSRVPVIETGAGVCHTYVESTADLAMAAGIVTNAKVSRPSVCNALDTVLVDRAVAKDFLPLLAPSLAAHDVEIFAEETAYPILEAAGYPMLSRAKPEDFGREFLDFKCSVKVVDNAEEALEHIRRFSSRHSEAIITNDKALTERFLNEVDAAAVYVNVSTRFTDGGVFGLGAEIGISTQKLHARGPFALEKLVTEKWVVYGDGQIRE, encoded by the coding sequence ATGGAATCGATATTACCCTTGCTGGAAAAAGCGCAGTTAGCCACCCGCGGGATCAAATCCCTGCCGGATGCGGAAAAGCAATCCCTGCTGAAGGCATTGGGGAAAAAGCTTGTTGCGCAAACGGATGCGATCATTACGGAGAACAGGAAGGACCTGGACAGGATGCCGGATACGGACCCGAAGAAAGATCGTCTCCTGTTGAACACAGCGCGTATTCTTGCCCTGGCGCAGAGCCTGGAGGACATTGCATTGCTGCCTGATCCGTCCAACCAGGTGATATCGGAAAAAAGACTGGACAACGGCTTGTTGGTGCGCAAGCAAACCGTTCCGCTCGGCGTAGTAGGCGTTATCTATGAATCCCGTCCCAATGTAACGGTAGATGTGGCCGCGCTTTGCATCCGCTCCGGCAATGCCTGCGTGCTGAGAGGCGGTACCGATGCCTTTTACACCAATACCATGCTCGTCAGCATCATCCGTGAAGCCCTGCAGGAAGCAGGAAGCGATCCCGAAGCCGTGCAGCTGCTGCCCACGGACCGCGCGTTTATAGCGGAAATGCTCACGGCCGTAAAATACATCGACATACTCATCCCCAGAGGTTCCCAGCAGCTGATCGAATATGTACGGGAAAACTCCCGTGTGCCGGTGATCGAAACCGGAGCAGGGGTTTGCCACACTTATGTGGAAAGCACGGCCGATCTGGCTATGGCGGCGGGTATCGTGACCAATGCCAAGGTCTCCCGCCCCTCTGTCTGCAATGCGCTGGACACGGTGCTGGTAGACCGCGCTGTGGCAAAGGATTTCCTGCCACTGCTAGCGCCGTCCCTCGCGGCGCATGATGTGGAGATATTTGCCGAGGAAACGGCATACCCCATTCTTGAAGCAGCAGGATATCCCATGCTGTCCAGGGCAAAACCGGAAGATTTCGGCCGGGAGTTCCTGGATTTCAAATGTTCCGTAAAAGTGGTGGACAATGCGGAAGAAGCGCTGGAGCATATCCGCCGTTTTTCATCCCGGCATTCTGAAGCCATTATTACCAATGATAAAGCGCTTACCGAAAGGTTCCTGAATGAAGTGGATGCCGCCGCCGTATATGTCAACGTGTCCACGCGGTTCACGGATGGCGGGGTATTCGGACTGGGCGCGGAGATCGGTATTTCTACCCAGAAGCTGCATGCCCGCGGGCCTTTTGCGCTGGAAAAGCTGGTGACGGAAAAATGGGTGGTATACGGCGATGGGCAGATCAGGGAGTGA
- the proB gene encoding glutamate 5-kinase, with protein sequence MTRPILVIKFGTASITRENGELDESVVADIARQVSEVHQDYNIVLVSSGAVAAGKKYLKDYGGTISERKAAAAIGNPLLLSRYAHYFAGYGIPVAQSLCERQHFSNRNQFLQLKKTYEELWDSGIIPIANENDVVSDLELKFSDNDELATLIAVGFGASLLLFSTSVAGVLDKEGKVVPQIDVIDEQALGLADTKKSSLGLGGMVSKLTFARLATRMGIKVVIFGIRTPEGIRLAIEGKTGTLCLPLPCSMPARKKWLASGSLVTGRIQVDAGAGQALRKRHSLLAVGVKAVQEKFECGEVFEIVDEQQTVIAVARAKVSSDALAAAGKTQNMEVAHADDIVLL encoded by the coding sequence TTGACCAGGCCCATACTCGTTATAAAATTCGGAACGGCTTCCATCACCCGTGAAAACGGGGAGCTGGATGAGTCCGTTGTGGCAGATATCGCCAGGCAGGTATCTGAAGTGCATCAGGATTACAATATTGTGCTGGTGTCTTCCGGCGCTGTGGCAGCCGGGAAAAAATATCTGAAAGATTACGGGGGTACCATCAGTGAGCGCAAAGCCGCTGCTGCCATCGGTAATCCGCTGCTGCTGAGCCGTTACGCCCATTACTTTGCAGGATACGGCATTCCCGTAGCGCAGAGCCTTTGCGAGCGCCAGCATTTTTCCAACAGGAACCAGTTCCTGCAGTTGAAGAAAACATATGAGGAACTATGGGACAGCGGTATCATTCCCATTGCCAACGAAAATGATGTGGTGAGCGACCTGGAGTTGAAATTTTCGGATAATGATGAACTGGCCACGCTGATCGCCGTGGGATTCGGCGCCTCCCTGCTGCTGTTCAGCACATCGGTAGCCGGCGTGCTGGATAAGGAAGGAAAGGTCGTTCCGCAGATCGATGTGATCGATGAGCAGGCCCTTGGGCTGGCGGATACGAAGAAATCTTCCCTCGGTTTGGGCGGCATGGTATCGAAGCTCACCTTCGCGCGCCTGGCCACAAGAATGGGCATTAAAGTGGTGATATTCGGCATCCGTACGCCCGAAGGCATCCGGTTGGCCATTGAAGGGAAAACCGGTACGCTTTGCCTGCCGTTACCCTGCAGCATGCCGGCCAGAAAGAAATGGCTGGCCAGCGGAAGCCTGGTGACCGGCCGCATACAGGTAGATGCCGGGGCTGGACAGGCGCTGCGGAAAAGGCACAGCCTGCTGGCAGTAGGTGTTAAGGCTGTGCAGGAGAAGTTCGAATGCGGGGAAGTATTCGAAATTGTGGATGAACAGCAGACGGTGATTGCCGTGGCCCGTGCCAAAGTATCATCCGATGCATTGGCCGCTGCCGGTAAAACGCAAAATATGGAAGTGGCGCATGCCGATGATATTGTGTTGTTGTAA
- a CDS encoding ABC transporter permease, with translation MFGNFFKIAIRNLLKQKSTSFINIFGLAMGMAVALLIGLWIKDELAYDRYHDNYDRIARVFQHYSRGDEAGVGDAVPIPLAAALRNAYGSDFTSVVMYSPNGRHNIAVGEKKFSQLGHFMEAAGPEMLSLRMLQGARNGLADPYSIMLSASLANSLFGEGNAVDNVVKLDNRLNLKVTGVYEDLPDNSSFSNMSFITPWELFITEWQWVKDMKDEWNNNMTELMVEIAPGTDMKALSAKISALKTQFVKEDNDVTASLFLHPMRKWHLYSNFENGVNKGGQIQFLWLFGTIGLFVLLLACINFMNLSTARSEKRAKEVGIRKAIGSVRGQLIRQFFCESVLVSFIAFLLSLLVVQLTLPWFNQVADKSISIPWGQPWFWLSGIGFSLFTGFIAGSYPALYLSSFQPVKVLKGTFRAGRYAALPRKALVVLQFSVSVLLISGTVIIYKQIQFAKDRSPGYERNGLISVQMTTPEIYQHYQALRRDLLNSGAAAYVAVSQGPLTNIWSWNGGFTWRGKTPGTNDGFATVGVEHSYGKTLGWQFLEGRDFSIDFPTDSSGLILNEAAVKYIGIEHPVGESITWRNKRYTVLGVVKDVIMTSPYEPVPRMIFYVLPEPGNFVNVKLDPAMGTGEAMKRISALFKKHNPAAPFEYTFADEEYAQKFGVEVRIGKLATFFAALAILISSLGLFGLASFMAEQRTKEIGIRKVMGASTFNLWRMLSKDFVILVLLSCCIATPLAWYFLRQWLLKYEYHTTMPWWIFAGVGAGALLIAMLTVSYQATKAALANPVKSLRSE, from the coding sequence ATGTTCGGTAACTTCTTCAAAATAGCGATCAGGAACCTGCTGAAGCAAAAAAGCACTTCCTTCATCAATATTTTCGGCCTGGCTATGGGTATGGCCGTAGCGCTGCTGATCGGCTTATGGATAAAGGATGAACTGGCCTACGATCGTTATCATGATAATTACGACCGTATCGCGCGGGTCTTTCAGCATTACAGCAGAGGCGATGAAGCCGGGGTAGGCGATGCTGTGCCTATCCCCCTTGCCGCGGCGCTCCGCAATGCCTATGGCAGCGATTTTACATCCGTGGTAATGTATTCCCCCAATGGCCGGCATAATATTGCCGTGGGAGAGAAAAAGTTCTCTCAACTGGGTCATTTCATGGAAGCCGCCGGCCCGGAAATGCTCTCACTCCGGATGCTGCAGGGTGCGCGAAACGGCCTGGCTGACCCGTATTCCATCATGCTGTCCGCCTCCCTGGCCAACAGCCTCTTCGGGGAAGGAAATGCGGTAGACAACGTCGTAAAGCTGGACAACCGCCTGAACCTGAAGGTGACCGGTGTGTATGAAGACCTGCCGGATAATTCCAGCTTCAGCAACATGAGCTTCATAACGCCCTGGGAATTGTTTATTACCGAATGGCAATGGGTGAAAGACATGAAAGACGAATGGAACAACAACATGACGGAGCTGATGGTGGAAATAGCACCCGGCACCGATATGAAAGCCCTGTCTGCAAAGATATCCGCCTTGAAAACACAGTTCGTAAAAGAGGACAATGACGTTACGGCTTCGCTCTTCCTCCACCCGATGCGGAAATGGCACCTCTATTCCAATTTCGAGAACGGTGTCAACAAAGGCGGCCAAATACAATTCCTCTGGTTATTCGGCACTATCGGGCTGTTCGTTTTGCTGCTCGCCTGTATCAATTTCATGAACCTCAGCACTGCCCGCTCTGAAAAACGGGCGAAGGAAGTGGGCATCCGCAAAGCCATCGGTTCCGTCAGGGGCCAGCTTATCCGCCAGTTCTTCTGTGAATCCGTACTGGTATCCTTTATTGCCTTCTTACTGTCCCTCCTAGTGGTGCAACTCACGCTCCCCTGGTTCAACCAGGTGGCGGACAAAAGTATAAGCATTCCCTGGGGGCAGCCCTGGTTCTGGCTGTCCGGCATCGGCTTCAGCCTTTTCACCGGTTTCATAGCCGGCAGTTACCCGGCGCTCTACCTGTCTTCCTTTCAGCCGGTCAAGGTACTGAAAGGCACCTTCCGCGCAGGCCGCTACGCCGCGCTGCCGAGAAAAGCCCTGGTGGTACTGCAATTCTCCGTATCGGTATTGCTGATATCCGGTACCGTGATCATTTATAAACAGATCCAGTTTGCGAAAGACCGGTCTCCGGGTTATGAACGCAATGGCTTAATATCTGTACAGATGACCACTCCGGAGATCTACCAGCATTACCAGGCATTGCGGCGCGACTTGCTCAATTCCGGCGCCGCCGCGTATGTGGCCGTGTCGCAAGGCCCGCTGACCAATATCTGGTCATGGAACGGCGGATTTACATGGAGAGGTAAAACTCCGGGAACAAACGATGGTTTTGCTACCGTTGGCGTGGAACATAGTTATGGAAAAACGCTGGGCTGGCAATTCCTGGAAGGGCGCGACTTCTCCATCGACTTCCCGACGGATTCTTCGGGGCTTATCCTGAACGAAGCCGCCGTGAAATATATCGGGATCGAACACCCTGTAGGGGAATCCATAACATGGAGAAACAAACGCTACACCGTACTGGGAGTGGTGAAAGACGTGATCATGACCTCCCCGTATGAACCGGTGCCCAGAATGATATTTTACGTCCTGCCGGAACCGGGCAACTTCGTCAATGTAAAGCTGGATCCGGCAATGGGAACAGGAGAAGCCATGAAAAGGATCTCCGCGTTATTCAAAAAGCACAACCCCGCCGCACCCTTCGAATACACTTTTGCCGATGAGGAATATGCGCAGAAATTCGGCGTGGAGGTGCGGATTGGCAAGCTGGCCACCTTCTTTGCCGCACTGGCCATTCTGATCAGTAGCCTCGGTTTGTTCGGACTGGCTTCCTTTATGGCGGAGCAGCGCACAAAAGAGATCGGCATCCGGAAAGTGATGGGCGCATCGACCTTCAATTTATGGCGGATGTTATCGAAAGACTTCGTGATACTGGTACTCCTCTCCTGCTGCATTGCCACGCCGCTGGCCTGGTATTTTCTGCGGCAATGGCTGCTGAAATATGAATACCATACCACCATGCCCTGGTGGATATTTGCAGGCGTAGGCGCCGGCGCACTGCTGATCGCGATGCTGACGGTGAGTTATCAGGCTACGAAAGCGGCCCTGGCGAACCCGGTGAAGAGTTTGCGGTCGGAGTAG